A segment of the Gossypium hirsutum isolate 1008001.06 chromosome D10, Gossypium_hirsutum_v2.1, whole genome shotgun sequence genome:
AGAAGCCTCAACAAGAAATTTGTTGGGGTGGCACCCTTTTGAGTGAGTACCAATGCCACTATTTCTTCAAGGAGATTCCTTTGATCTGCATCGGATGGGTGAGACACAAGTGATCTAGGGGCTGCATGGTTTCGGCCCCGGAAGCTTGGTTGCCTACACAACAACGGAAGATGCCTCTTAGCGTAGTGGACAACAGAACCGGCAATCCTCTCTGGCTTCATGCCTCTTGATTCGACAGCTAGAATCAACCTTTTATACGACGATAATCTAAGCAAGGACGCATCTTCATACCACCAATCCTCACTCAATGGTTGCGGTTTTGCTGTCGAACATATTCCATTCCATAAGACATGATTGCCTTCAGGACATTGTGCGATGCCGTTTTCCGGCAGAGGCCAACTAAACAAATTCGTATCAGCACAAGCTTTCATTGCCAAGGAATCAATGCATCGCGAAACAATATGAAGCTCTTCTGAATACGGTAGAAACTCTTTGCAGGTTTCAAGAGCTTTGATCTTGTCCGTCCAATGACCAAACATTTCGTTCAGAAAACTTTCGCTTAGCATTATAAGATTTCCATCCCCGCGATCTTCAGTCATTTGAAGATACTCGGCAGCACAACGAATACCTACTATATTCAGCGCAGTGAGCTCTAATCTAATGCCATAGCAGAATTTGGCTACAAGCAAAAAGGTCTTGGCTCCACCAGGTAAGTCATGAAATTGCAGGACACACTTTTCGTCATCCTCACTGGAATAATCGTTAATTCGATTCTCAATTACTTGGCTTCTTGACAGCAAAGGAAACTGATTAACAAGGCGAAAATCGAGAAAAGGGAAAAGACATTCTGATTAGTAAAGGAATAAGGTATTCCATTGACAATATCTTTAATGAATGGAAGTAGGAAGCATTCTTCTACAACGATATGAACCAAGGTAAGCACCTTGTGAAGATGGAAGGCCATTTCTCCTACTTCGACAACAAGATCGCTCGGCAGACCGGTCGAGCACAACCTGAAAGACGAAATACAGGATCATATTGTAATACGAAACgcgaaaaagggaaaaaaataataatggagaAACAAGCTGCCGATTCAATCATGGAACTAATGCCAGTATTCAAGAAAAATTCAAACACAGACACATACAGGTAAACCAGAATTGAACCCATATCGAATTTACTGATTTCACACTCCTAGTTCACTCTTcatatattaaaaagaaaaccaTAAATCCATGATCCCTAAATCCTAATTATCAGCGCAGAATACAAATAGGTATCAAACAAAATTCTGCATATtaacaaaaaaaccaaaatttcccTTTAAGCACatttcaatctcttttttttttcattgggAATTAGAAACACCTAACCATCAAAACCCCaaaattctaacttaaaaatgataataacaaGTAAAATAGAAAGTTACTTGTAACTCAAGAAACAAACGGTTAAACCCATATTTTTgaggaaatttagaaaaaaaaaatcgaaacagTTAACCAAGCAAGAATGAAACTACAGAAAAATGGAAGAAATTACCAGGTTTGGCCGTCACGGTGAAAGACTTCTGATTTCGATCCCAATTTCATGATCATGCTTGCCATTTTTTTTCACTTGAATCCAAACGTTTACACTGTcaccttaaatttaaaaaaaaaaaactgaaagaaacaaagttaaatgaaaatagaaatgATTTCTACGTTACACtaaacaataaattatttttaaaaatagtaaataatattcataaaaaggaagaaaatttaaaagaaaatgggAAATAAGGGAAGTCCCGAGTCTAAAGGGGAATGAATATCCAGGCAGTTCCTTGTTACAACTTACGTGAAAGttagacaaaaaagaaaaaaatctttcAAGGTAAATAACAAAATTATACATTTAGCCTGCTTttgtatacataaattttgatttcgtgtaattttatatataaaattttgatttaattcaattttcacaaatattaatacaattattaatataatattattttttgtttatatattgcatacagaaagaattatatttatcaaatataaaataagttgatgtatttatatatttgaagatgtatgattaaatcaaaattaaaatttcatgtatacattttaaccataatcataattcaatgcgtataattacaccaaattaaaatCTATATATCAAATTACACGTTAAATCAAAATCCATGTATAATTTTGAGgtttataactaatatttatatattattaacaaattactatcttgaatattgaattgaaaataattaataaaatgaagAAGATAAAAATCAAccgataaaaataaaattatttccaaACACCATACTAAAAATGATATTTATTGCAAAAGATGGTAAAATTATTTCCattgttaataattaattaaaaaaatttaattcaagtcaaatctataaaaatttaaaagacattGCATTTTAGGGCTCATTACATACGAGCCTAGTCAGCAGGGCTTGTACCTCGGctcataaactttaattttaattggtaaAAAGCCATCTCTAGTTTCTTTCAATTTCGGAattgagcaaattagtccttctTAACAAATCGGAGTAATTTAATCTTgtaaattttgaaagtgagcaattAAGGATAATTAACCACCGTGTTAATGTTTTTCGTCAATTGTGCAtaatttttattggtataataacaaatttagccctcgatgtttacatattttgttaatttggtcttgattctaaaaagtttaacaaatttagcctcaatatttacacatttacaaaaaaaattatggcctaaatttgttaaattatgacaaaattgatagaatgtgtaaattatgagagctaaatttgttattataccaatcaaatttatgtaaaattgactaaaacattaacGCCGTGATTAATTGTCATTAGTTGCGCACTTTCGAAATTGATAAGGACTATATTGTTGCGGTTTTattagagggactaatttgatcgtTATTAAAATTGAGAGAGACCGGAGAGATTTTTTACcatttaattttaacatatttttaaattatatttaaatctcGGTAGCCCTAACAAATTATTCACATTAAGAGAAAATTAACTGTCTAAATTTACACCAAAACGCatcatatcaattaaattaatattgaatCAATACAAATTCTTAGgtcaaataattttattagtCCTTTTACTATACATAAGTTACAGATTTGGTTTTTTCACTttaaattgatcatttttaatttctgtacttttcaaattttaaaaatttagtcttaaCTAAACAATAATtgctaaattcattaaattaaattatgtcatttccaaaattttatatgcCCTTAAGACTAATAAGATAAAAAGATCTCTCGAGTCCCTCTCAATTTCATAATTGAGAAATTTGGTCCCTCTAAAAAATTAGAGTAATTCAATCCCTGTCAATTTCAAAAGTGAGAAACTAAGGATAATTAATCACAACATTAATGTTTTTCATAAATtgtatatgattttgattggtctaataacaaatttaaccctcaaatttTACGCATTCAGTCAAAGTGGTcttattttaacaaatttatcccacaacattttgtaaatgtgtaaatgttgaggcaagatttgttgagttttttttttagaattaaggccaaaatgacaaatatgtaaaaattgaaagttaatttgttattatatcaatcaaaattatgtgcAATTGGCGGAAGATATTAACATTGTGATTAATTGTTCTTAGTTGCTCACATTTGAAATTGACAAAATTTAGAAggactaatttactcaattttgaTATTAAGAGGGACTGGAGAGTTTTTTTACCTACTAataacaagaagaaaagaaaaaggttatcCCAAACCATGAAAAGAAGCCCATAAAGCTGACTCAACGAACAATACCTCTGTCTCTGTCTCTGTCTCTCACTCTTGAGTCTTTGTATTGAAGTCCTCCTTCGATCTTGGCCTAAAGCCGAGGACGGTATTACAAGTTTCTCGTCAACAGCAATGGAGGCTCGGATCAGAGCTAGAGTAAACTTAGCTCTCACTTTCTTCGCTCTTTTATTCTTCGTCGCCGGATCTTCTCCTCCACGTCAATTTGTGATCTCCAACGCCGAGCGTAGAGTAACCACcatatctttttcttcttctgcttttttttttatcttaaattgtTCGGCATTGTCGAAATTATGTTATCCGCTTTAGAAGGAAATGATTTTGAGTTAGAGTATATgtgaattatatttaaatttctccaattgaaaaaaaaaggaggaaaTGTAAGATTAATGCTTGATTAcagttctttctttttcaatattaaatttttattcgaATTGTCGAAACTATGATTTAAGattatataattttacttttttgaTAACGAAAAGATTTTGAGTCAGAGTATAtatgaaattggattttaattgatCCAATTGTAATAATATTGTGACACTAATGCTTGATTAcaactctttctttcttttctaatcCTAAGTTTTTATTCGAAATTTTCGAAtttatgaactttttttttttgcttaaggAATTGATTTTGAATGAGACTATAAGAATTTGTACTGTAAATGCTCCtattgccaaaaaaaaaaagtaacattAACGCTTGATTACAGccccttcttttattttaatctttattttttatttgaaattgttgaaattatgatttacgATTCTAGATTCTTTTTGTCTGTGTGGGGGGGGGGGATAAGGaaatgattttgggtgagaatatatatgaatttatggtttaattgatccaattctaaaaataatgtaaaattgatgcttgattttaatattttgtttaatttagttTTCCTTTTACCTGATTTACGTGGATTTTGTCAGTTGTTTTTGCTTCTTAGTTGTTTGATTATTTAAGATATTGTTTTTGGTTGATGCAGATTGACTTGAGCTCCCACATTATTAATGTTCACTTGACTTTGAAGGTAATTTCTTTCTTTAATGCTGCTAATTTATTGATTTCCTAATGACTTTATATTTATTGGCATATATGaattattgtttaaatgattGAAAGAATATCtcctcaaagaaaaaaaaaagattgaaagaaaaagaatattaACACATAGAGGATGAGGTTTATAAACGTGGGGTCTCAATTTCATCTTCccaaacataacattcaaatatttgCATGATGACATGGAGAACTGAATTACTGAATCTCTAGATTTCTAATATTTGCATGTAATATTGTTTATGTTAACATATGAGTCTCTTTTAGGTCGAGAATGCTGGTACTAGACCTGCTTCAGAAGTTGTTCTTGCTTTGACCCCCACTGAAGTTGACCATCTAGCAATGGTTGATGCATCAGCAATTAAAGGAAAGCGGAAGAAGACTACTTCACTTCGTCTTGAAGTAAAACCAACTGAACTGCCTGATGCACCACCTATTGACactaaatattttactatttatttggcTAATCCATTAAATTCAGGAG
Coding sequences within it:
- the LOC121222524 gene encoding BTB/POZ domain-containing protein At5g03250, with the translated sequence MASMIMKLGSKSEVFHRDGQTWLCSTGLPSDLVVEVGEMAFHLHKFPLLSRSQVIENRINDYSSEDDEKCVLQFHDLPGGAKTFLLVAKFCYGIRLELTALNIVGIRCAAEYLQMTEDRGDGNLIMLSESFLNEMFGHWTDKIKALETCKEFLPYSEELHIVSRCIDSLAMKACADTNLFSWPLPENGIAQCPEGNHVLWNGICSTAKPQPLSEDWWYEDASLLRLSSYKRLILAVESRGMKPERIAGSVVHYAKRHLPLLCRQPSFRGRNHAAPRSLVSHPSDADQRNLLEEIVALVLTQKGATPTNFLLRLLRTSMVLQARPSCQDKLEKQIGAQLDQAALEDLLIPNIGYSMETLYDIDCVQRILDHFAHIDNEPLDPSNYIIDEGQLMGGSHPLTPMTMVATLVDGYLAEVAPDVNLKLPKFQSLAAVIPDYARPLNDGIYCAIDIYLKAHPWLTDSEREQICSLMNCQKLSLEASTHATQNERLPLRVIVQVLFFEQLRLRTSISGWLFVSDNLKNSKNPNGNLANAGNNTRVGAVRDHLVEADDIMERVSELEKECLGMKEELEKFVKAKRGWNLFLRKFGFRSKSKSIDPKTVKSCLLIQKKSKPVAKARRKPQQW